TCTTCGGGAGAATCAGTGATTGCTACGACGACGGAGCGCGTTCTCCGCCGCAACAATGTGACGGTCAGCGGCAATCCCGCCGGTCGCGTGCTGGTCTTCGCACACGGATACGGGTGCAGTCAAGCCGCCTGGAATCTGGTCGCCCCGCAGTTCGAGCAGGACTACCGCGTGGTGCTCTTCGACCACGTCGGCGCCGGCGACTCGGACCTCTCCGCCTACGACCGCGGCAAGTACGACTCGCTGCACGGCTACGCCGACGACATCCTCGAGATCCTCGCCGCACTGCAGGTCAGTGACGTCGTCTTCATCGGACATTCGGTGAGCGCGATGATGGGCGTCCTGGCGGCCAACCGAGATCCGTCGCGCTTCGGTTCGCTGATCCTGGTCGGGCCCTCGCCGCGCTACGTCAACGACGACGCGTATCACGGCGGTTTCGAGCCGGCCGCGATCACGGGGCTGCTCGACGCGCTCGATGCGAACTACCTCGGCTGGTCGGCGAGCACGGCGCCGATGATGATGGGCAACGCCGACCGGCCGGAGCTGGGCGATCGGCTCACGCGGAGCTTCTGCAGCACCGACCCCGACATCGCGCGTCATTTCGCGCACGTCACCTTCCTCTCCGACAACCGCGCAGACCTGTCGCGGGTCGTCGTGCCCACGCTCGTGCTGCAGTCCACCGACGATGCGATCGCGCCGCTCGAGGTCGGCCAGTACGTGCACCGCATGATCCCGGACAGCAGCCTCCAGGTGCTGCGCACGACGGGGCACATCCCGAACCTGTCCGGTCCGGACGAGCTCGCGGAAGCAATCCGCGCCCACCTCGAATGAACGCCGCGGACTACGAGAAGCTGTACCGCCAGGCCCCCTGCGGACTTGTGAGCACCACACCGGCGGGCATCGTCGTGAACGTCAACGACACGCTGACCGCGTGGACCGGCTACCCCGCGGAGGACATCGTCGGCCGGCCCTTCACGTCCCTGCTCGACGCCGGCAGTCAGATCTTCT
This portion of the Microbacterium pygmaeum genome encodes:
- a CDS encoding alpha/beta fold hydrolase, which gives rise to MIATTTERVLRRNNVTVSGNPAGRVLVFAHGYGCSQAAWNLVAPQFEQDYRVVLFDHVGAGDSDLSAYDRGKYDSLHGYADDILEILAALQVSDVVFIGHSVSAMMGVLAANRDPSRFGSLILVGPSPRYVNDDAYHGGFEPAAITGLLDALDANYLGWSASTAPMMMGNADRPELGDRLTRSFCSTDPDIARHFAHVTFLSDNRADLSRVVVPTLVLQSTDDAIAPLEVGQYVHRMIPDSSLQVLRTTGHIPNLSGPDELAEAIRAHLE